The following is a genomic window from Butyricimonas faecihominis.
TCGAACTAATTATACAAACTTAATAAATAAAACAAATATGTTAGCCTTTTTACAAAAAAAATAATATTTCAATTGAAAGCCATCATGTTCACCTTTCAATTTGTCCCTCAACTTGGGAGACTATTCATAAAATTTCTTAATATATAGATTCTAATCTCCAAACTGTATATTAAGAAAAAACATCCAGAAAAACAGAACGCTTCAGCAACAAATAATTGATGCGATACAATCAAATCCAACTATCACAAGAAAGGAATTGATCTATCTATTAAACAGTACCGAGAGAAGTGTAAAGTACCACTTATCTCAACTAATCAAAAAAGGAAGAATTAAAAGAGAAGGTTCTGATCGAACCGGCACATGGAGCGTGATTGAATATTTGGACTAAAAAGCTACAATTAAAATTTAGTTTTCTCTCCTAATTCAAACCTCCCGAAGTGTTCTTTTGAGATTTATACCCTATATTTGTAATTAATAAAAAGTGGTTTTTATTAATTGTAATAGTAAAGTATAGATATACGCCCCTATGTTAGCATACACCTACATCAGCAAGGGAAATTTCAAGCTCCAAGAGAAGCCGCTTCCCCAAATA
Proteins encoded in this region:
- a CDS encoding winged helix-turn-helix transcriptional regulator; protein product: MIDAIQSNPTITRKELIYLLNSTERSVKYHLSQLIKKGRIKREGSDRTGTWSVIEYLD